In a single window of the Nicotiana tomentosiformis chromosome 10, ASM39032v3, whole genome shotgun sequence genome:
- the LOC104100875 gene encoding protein ANTHESIS POMOTING FACTOR 1-like isoform X2, with the protein MFVIYAHPCSFQGILRLRGRPAVAYDQQGLVFAVAMEGGAVKLFDSRAYDKGPFDTFLVGGDTAEVCDIKFSNDGKSMLLTTTSNSIYVLDAYGGEKRCGFNLDPSPTAMEATFTPDGQYVVSGWRDAHVET; encoded by the exons ATGTTTGTGATATACGCTCACCCTTGTAGTTTTCAGGGGATTTTGCGTCTAAGAGGTAGGCCTGCAGTTGCTTATGACCAACAAGGCCTTGTCTTTGCAGTGGCAATGGAAGGGGGTGCCGTCAAATTGTTTGATTCAAGGGCGTACGACAAG GGACCCTTTGATACCTTCCTAGTTGGTGGAGACACAGCTGAGGTTTGTGACATAAAATTCAGCAATGATGGAAAATCAATGCTCTTAACAACTACTAGTAACAGCATCTATGTCCTTGACGCCTATGGAGGAGAGAAG CGGTGTGGGTTTAATCTGGATCCCTCTCCGACAGCAATGGAGGCAACCTTTACACCAGATGGCCAATATGTTGTTTCAG